CGAGAAGATTATTAGAGAGCAATCAACATAATGTGAATGAAGTGGGATTAAAAATCGGGTACAGTACTGCCAGTCATTTCATAGCTGCCTTTAAGAAAAAGTTTGGTACAACACCGAAGAAATATATCATGAGTTTGCATCAATAGTTGATGATTGATGGTAAAATTAAAAATTTTGAAAAAGTTTAAACGAGTTCATTATCTAAATAAATAATATATGAAAGGAGTTTTATTAGTTAACCTGGGATCGCCTGATAGTACAAAAACAAAAGATGTACGGAAGTATCTGGGTGAGTTTTTAATGGATGAACGGGTTATAGATATTCCTTACTGGAAACGTTTTTTATTAATTAAAGGAATTATTTTAAATGTTCGCCCCAAGAAATCTGCAGCTGCTTATAAAAAGATTTGGCAGAAAGGAGGATCTCCTTTGATTGTGATTTCCAAACGCTTTTCTAAAAAAGTAGCCGATAAAACAGATATTCCCGTTGCACTTGCTATGCGTTATGGATCTATGAGTATTGAAAAAGGATTGAAAGAACTGACAAATAAAGGTGTAACTGAGGTTTTATTAGTACCTCTTTACCCACATTATGCCATGTCTTCTTATGAGACCGTTGTAGCAAAAGCGGAGGATGTGATTGCTAAAAATAACCTGAAAGTAACAATGGATATACTTCCTGTTTTTTATAATGATAAAGAATATATCAAAGTCATGAGTGTTACTATTCGGGAGCATTTAAACGGTTTCGAGTATGATCATATTTTGTTTTCATACCACGGCATTCCCGAACGTCATATTTTAAAATCAGATACCACCGGGAACCATTGCAAAATTGATGGCAGTTGTTGCGAAACTCCTTCCGAAGCTCATAAAACTTGCTATAGACATCAGTGTTTTGAGACCACAAAAGAAATCGTCAAAGCATTGGGGTTAAAAGAAGGAACTTATAGTAATTCTTTTCAGTCCCGTTTACTAAAAGACCCCTGGTTAAAACCCTATACAGATCTCGAATTGGAAAAATTACCAGGTGTAGGAAAGAAAAAATTGGCTGTGGTTACACCTGCTTTTGTTGCTGATTGCCTGGAGACTCTGGAAGAAATTGCCATGGAAGGGAAAAAAGATTTTTTACAAGCCGGAGGAACTGCTTATAAATATATTCCGTGTATGAATGATAATGATGATTGGGTAGATGTAATGGTAAACTGGGTGAACAACTGGAAAAATAATACATAGAACTCATTTAAACTTTTTGGATGTAAGCGAAAATTAGAAGTTTTTAGGGCTGTTGAAAGCTTTTTTGAGTTGCAAGGCAGCGCTACGGAAGGAAAAAAAGACAAAAACAGAGCGGAAAACAGTAATTTTTTAGCAAATTGAAAAAGTTTAAATGAGTTCATTAAAAACTTTTTAATGGAATGGTAAACGTAAGAAAATATTTTAACATTTCGCTAAACATTAAACAGTAAAATGATTTTGATTTTTTTGTATCTTTGGTGTTGGTAATGCAAATATCTCATAAGATTTGCAAACCCTTATAAATATTTTATATGTTATATTTAGTTAAAGAAATATTTAAAAGTCCCGCAGGAAGTTTTGGATCAATGTTTGCTTTATGTTGTCTAATATTTTTCCTTGTTTATAAAGCAGGGAAAATTGTAGAAAGATTCAGAGTTGTAGATGTACTAAAAGGAAGTATTGATAAAATCAAAGAAGACATATCTGAAATAAAAGCATTTATTCAAGTATTCAAACAATCTAATAATCCATTTGCACAAGCACAAAGCCCAATATCTCTTACAGAAGTAGGGAGTAGAGTTTCTGATGATATTAACGTGAAAAGAATTATTGACAAAAATTGGGGAGCCTTAGAAAAGAGAATAAAATCTGAATTAAAAAAAGATTTTAATCCTTACAATATTCAAGAAATCTGTTTTGAGATTGGAGAAAAATATTCAAAAATTACATCAGAAGAAGAATTTGATTTTATTAAAAACTATGCTTTTAAAAAAGGATATAACTTATCGGATTTTGACCTTTTATTTGGCGTAATGATAAGGGATAATTTTTTTGAAAAAGAAAGGATTAATATTAAAAATATTGATACTTACGACCCAAATAAAAAGTAATAATTGATGCAGGAATGAAGTATAAAGCCAATTCTTTAGCAACAAAAGAGGGTTTACAAAAAGTAAAACTTGAGATGATAAAATGGTATGTTGCTTTGTTTGTAATGTTTACATTAATGATAGCCGGATTGTATTTGAAGTAATAAGTACGTATTGAGTGTTAGATTTAATTAGTTAACCCTTAAAAATAGGCTATTTGTTGATTAGGTTTTATTATTAGAGTCCGATTTTTCTCTAACAAATTTTTGCACAGGTAACCAAAGGTATTAAGAATAATCCAAAGAACATCTTCTTTGAGTTTTCTCATTAATTTTTTGAAGTTGAACCCAGCGGCGGCCATCATAAAGTTGATACTATCTCCCATCTGACATTTTAGGAAGTTGTTTGCTACCCTATGGTCTTGTTTAAGATGGGATATTGTTCATTCTTGCCCAATACGCTGACGAAAGTGAACTAGATCACTGGCAGCGAAAGGTTGGCCACAACGTTGAACGGTAGCACCACCTAAATACTGAAAATAAGCGTTCACCTCCCAGTGTTCTTCTACCAAACGCTCATCGGATAAATTGTAAATGGACTTCAAAATTAAAAGTGAAGTCATCAAACGAATCGGACGAGCAGGGAGACCTTTATCCGAATAGAACTTTGAAAACTCTTTATCAAAATAATACCAGTCTATCTCGTCTGCTAACAGATAAAGCTCATGCTTGACATTCAATTGTTCCTGTAAGGTTGGAGCTAGAAAAGTTAACTGATTTTGAGGCTTATTTTTTGAACGCATTTGACAAGGTTTTACAATACAATTTAAAAAAACGTTGTCTTTTTTACAATAGTTCTCCAGGCTTTTTTGTATATTAATAACTGAAATTCAATATGTTAAAATTTTTTTAAGGGTTGACTAATTAAGTTTAATTATTTTTTCCAAATTTGATTTTTTTCTTGGAATTATCTAAAGTAAAATAGACCTGAAAATTTCACTTAAAATATTTAAAAATAAAGGTAAATCCCTTATAAGTAAAGGGTTTGTTTAACTTTTAAGTGATTGCTCAAATGGTATCCGGTTCAATATACTCCTCCCTAATGTAACTTCGTCTGCGTACTCCAACTCGTCTCCTACCGAAATTCCTCTTGCTATAGTTGAAATAACAATATCATATGCTTCAATTTGTTTGAATACATAAAAGTTAGTAGTATCTCCTTCCATAGTAGAACTCATAGCAAAAATTAATTCTTTAATTTCTTTATTTTTTATTTTCTCTACCAAACTATCTATTTCCAGATCTTGTGGCCCAACTCCTTCAATAGGTGAGATTCTTCCTCCCAGTACATGGTATAAACCCTTATATTGAGAGGTACTTTCAATGGCCATTACATCACGAATATCTTCTACTACGCAAACCATTTCAGGGTTTCTATTTGAGTTAGTACAGATATCACATAATACAGTATCAGAAATATTATGACATTTCCGGCATGATTTTATATCTGACCTTAAACATTGCAAAGATGCTGTCAGAGAATGAGTGTCTTCAACAGGCTGTTTTAGCAAATGTAATACCAAACGTAATGCCGTACGCTTTCCTATTCCCGGTAAACGAGCTACTTCTTCCACAGCATTTTCAAGAAGCTTTGAAGAAAAATTCATAGTGGACAAAATTACGAATTATGAATAATGAATGGTCAAAAGTTCCAGATAAAATAATACTCGTTATATAAATTTTCCTGTACTATTCTTTTCTCTTTAACCCGGATTTTAATCACCATTTATACAATAGGCTTAATTATCGAACTCCTTGGCAAGTTAGCTCTTAGCTGTCAAAGTGTAATCAGTTTCTTAAAATTCGGGTTTAATTCTATTTTCTTTTAACCCAAGTAATCTTATATTCGTAATTCCAATTAAACATTTATAAGCATATAAAGTGGAACCCTTTTATATTTTACTTCTCATTTTCGCATATTTCAGTCTGCTCATTTTTATTTCTTATCGTACAGGAAAAAAAGCAGATAACAATACTTTTTTTAAAGCGAACAATTCATCTCCATGGTATTTAGTAGCTTTCGGAATGATTGGCACCTCTCTTTCCGGAGTTACTTTCATTTCTGTTCCCGGCTGGGTAGAAAGTCAAAGCATGAGTTATATGCAGATGGTATTGGGATATATTTTAGGTTATGCCATGATTGGTTTCATTTTACTTCCACTCTATTATCGCCTAAATCTAACCTCTATTTATACCTATTTAGACGATCGGTTTGGAAGGTATGCATACAAAACCGGAGCTTCTTTTTTCTTATTGTCCCGGGCCGTCGGCGCTGCTTTTCGCTTGTTTTTAGTTGCTAATGTGTTGCAATTACTATTGTTTGATGAATTTGGAATTCCATTTTGGGTTACCGTTACCATTACTATTTTACTCATTTGGTTGTATACGTTTAAAGGCGGGATTAAGACCATTGTTTGGACAGATACTTTACAAACAATGTGTATGTTAATTGCCATTGGAGTCTGCATTTATGCAATTTCCGATAAGATGCATATCTCCAATATTTTTAGCTATGTTGCCGATAGTGAGTTTTCCAGAACTTTCTTTTTTGAAGATTATAAAGCAGGGAACTATTTTTGGAAACGATTTTTTTCAGGTGCGTTTATAGCGGTGGTAATGACAGGTTTGGATCAAGACATGATGCAAAAGAACTTGACATGTAGGAACCTGAAAGATGCGCGGAAAAATATGTTTTGGTTTACTATTGTGTTAGTGATTGTTAATTTTTTCTTTTTAGTATTAGGTGTTTTATTAACAGGTTATGCTCAGGAAAATGGAATTGATGTCCACAGAGATGAATTATTTCCTGTTATAGCAACCAAAGGCAGTTTAGGTTTGGCAACTGTTATATTTTTTATACTTGGCTTAATAGCTGCTGCCTATTCAAGTGCCGATTCTGCATTGACTTCTTTAACTACTTCATTTAGTATTGATATACTGGAAGTAGAAAAGACAAAAAAGAAAAATGAGCAAGAGAAAATAAGAAAGAAAGTTCATATACTATTTTCTTTTATTTTAATTGCTACCATTTTAACTTTTAGATATCTCATTAGAGACAGTAGTGTTATTTCTGACATTTTTAAAGCCGCAGGTTACACTTACGGCCCCTTATTAGGCTTGTACGCTTTCGGGTTGTTTACCAAACTCAAGACAAAAGACAACGCAATTCCTTATATTTGTATTATTGCTCCAATCCTGACTTTCTTAACCAATTACCTAACCGTAAAACTCTTTAGTTTTGATTTTGATTTTTTTGTATTGGTCATAAATGGTTTCTATACGTTTATGGGACTGTTTTTGTTCAAGAAAAGTTATAAAAATTATTATAAAATAAGTAATCCATAAAAATTAAAAAAATGAAATTAGGCGCTTTTTCAATCAGTTTAACTGTAAAAAACTTAGAAGTTTCCAGAAAATTCTATGAAACCCTTGGTTTTTCTGTTTTTGCAGGCGACAAAAAACACAATTATTATATCTTAAAAAATGACAATGCACTGATTGGTATCTTTCAGGGAAGGTTTGACAAGAATATCCTTACCTTTAATCCGGGTTGGGACGAAAATGCCAATAAGTTCAATGAATTTGACGATATTCGAACTATTCAAAAACACTTAAAACATAAAGGTTTTGCTTTTTCCTCGGAAGCAGATGAAAGTACAACCGGCCCCGCTAGTTTTGTCATTACAGACCCTGATGGAAATACCATATTGGTTGAT
This window of the Flavobacteriaceae bacterium genome carries:
- a CDS encoding ferrochelatase, with translation MKGVLLVNLGSPDSTKTKDVRKYLGEFLMDERVIDIPYWKRFLLIKGIILNVRPKKSAAAYKKIWQKGGSPLIVISKRFSKKVADKTDIPVALAMRYGSMSIEKGLKELTNKGVTEVLLVPLYPHYAMSSYETVVAKAEDVIAKNNLKVTMDILPVFYNDKEYIKVMSVTIREHLNGFEYDHILFSYHGIPERHILKSDTTGNHCKIDGSCCETPSEAHKTCYRHQCFETTKEIVKALGLKEGTYSNSFQSRLLKDPWLKPYTDLELEKLPGVGKKKLAVVTPAFVADCLETLEEIAMEGKKDFLQAGGTAYKYIPCMNDNDDWVDVMVNWVNNWKNNT
- the recR gene encoding recombination protein RecR; this translates as MNFSSKLLENAVEEVARLPGIGKRTALRLVLHLLKQPVEDTHSLTASLQCLRSDIKSCRKCHNISDTVLCDICTNSNRNPEMVCVVEDIRDVMAIESTSQYKGLYHVLGGRISPIEGVGPQDLEIDSLVEKIKNKEIKELIFAMSSTMEGDTTNFYVFKQIEAYDIVISTIARGISVGDELEYADEVTLGRSILNRIPFEQSLKS
- a CDS encoding sodium:solute symporter, producing MEPFYILLLIFAYFSLLIFISYRTGKKADNNTFFKANNSSPWYLVAFGMIGTSLSGVTFISVPGWVESQSMSYMQMVLGYILGYAMIGFILLPLYYRLNLTSIYTYLDDRFGRYAYKTGASFFLLSRAVGAAFRLFLVANVLQLLLFDEFGIPFWVTVTITILLIWLYTFKGGIKTIVWTDTLQTMCMLIAIGVCIYAISDKMHISNIFSYVADSEFSRTFFFEDYKAGNYFWKRFFSGAFIAVVMTGLDQDMMQKNLTCRNLKDARKNMFWFTIVLVIVNFFFLVLGVLLTGYAQENGIDVHRDELFPVIATKGSLGLATVIFFILGLIAAAYSSADSALTSLTTSFSIDILEVEKTKKKNEQEKIRKKVHILFSFILIATILTFRYLIRDSSVISDIFKAAGYTYGPLLGLYAFGLFTKLKTKDNAIPYICIIAPILTFLTNYLTVKLFSFDFDFFVLVINGFYTFMGLFLFKKSYKNYYKISNP
- a CDS encoding VOC family protein, whose translation is MKLGAFSISLTVKNLEVSRKFYETLGFSVFAGDKKHNYYILKNDNALIGIFQGRFDKNILTFNPGWDENANKFNEFDDIRTIQKHLKHKGFAFSSEADESTTGPASFVITDPDGNTILVDQHV